The Magnetospirillum sp. WYHS-4 genome contains the following window.
AACGACAGAGAAAATGTTCCACTACATTTTTCGCCAGGTCCGGATTTCAGGCCAAAAAACCCAATATTTTCAATAGGGGCCTCTCCCAAAACGCCCCTCCACTGTTCAAGTTGGGTCTTAATAGGACTTCTAAACTGTTACGAGGTGTAACCTAGAATGGAACAGCCCGCAATAATTATATCCGGTACCCGCCGCCGGGTCGCAA
Protein-coding sequences here:
- a CDS encoding SAM-dependent methyltransferase gives rise to the protein MVSLLDPREGELICDPAAGTGYNYCGLFHSRLHLVTV